TTGAATGATCTTTGTTGGAGAGTTGGCCCTAAATATCAAATCAGAAAATCCAAacgaattataaaaaagataaagagcCAAAAACTAGGTGCATTTGAATTCTTAGACCATATTAACAAGGAATAATCGATAGTTTCTCATGATAGTGGATGTCGATGTGGTATTTTGGTGACCAACATGTCAGAATGCATCAATGGAGTTTTGAAGAAGGGCTCGCCGCCTACCGTTGACAGCAATAGGTGAGATGACAATTCAACATACTGTCCATTATTTTTGTGAGAGGTTTGCGAAGAGTAGTGTAATGTTGAACAACAACCAACTGTGGACGAATTTTACATACAAGATGTTCACACGTTGGCAACAAGTATCTGTTGAGCATACAGTCATAAAATACCATCAACTTCAATAGTCCGCTTTGATTGTTACAAACGTCAGAATGGTCTTCAACTGAATAccaatattgttaaaattgcGAACCAAAAATGTTAATGCAGCAAGTAGACTAAATTTGGCATCCTTGCAGTCATGCTAAAAAAGTATGCCCTGCATACATGATTTAATATTGCATCAAATGTAAatgattattatgatttaatggcttacaaaatatatattttaagtcaTTTGAACGTGGCATTACGAAGATTATTGTGATGCCCCGGAATTTGAGTTGGTCCACGATACTACCATGTATCTTTACACGCCTTGATCGAAACCAAACATCACGTATTCACAACGATATGGATTGACCGCAAACGCGTGAAAGACAACAAACCCAACAAAGAGattttctacataatcaaATGTGCCAGTGTTGGGTTCTCAATAATAATTgacttttttaattgtaattttttagaatttataaacaaatatacactattagatttttatagttcattgtactttttaaactaatacaattttaacattataatttttttattttattatgttattaaaaattaattgaataaaattaatttataaagatgTCGTGGATGACATCCACAACATCAAGTCaacatgcattttttttttaaatattttttgattaatttgagtactcgttataaatttattatatattttttataaattatatttttaataatattgaaataattaacttGGTTAAGACTTGTATTGTTTTaagttgttaaatattatgattggGTCTGtttcaattaaattggaaGTTAAGTAAAAAAATGCACATATTTAGTTAGATAACgaaaacaaattttgaatattttgtagATTGGATAAAAACATACTTTTATCTGACTTATAGATTTCTTTGTCTTTctctcaaattattaattcctacaaatatatatgattttttttctaatttaaataggaaaatatatgaatgtaaaaaactttattaattaaatataatacgaCATgctatttatattcaaatggaattatttaatttaacaaaatttaaaaataataaaaatattaaatgtttaatttaaatatatattaatgattttaatataacattttatataagttaaaagaaattgatataatttttaagtattgttatattgattagtatattttataaataaatattaaaatatatttaaattatagtaatttaatttaattaaaaatatataatattatttatattcaaacaaaaGGGACAAATTGGACATTTGCCCACTTAAAACTCTAATTTTGTGTGGTATGTTTGTAGGAGGATGTTAAGTTGTATATGTAGTGGAGGAGAAGGGTATTTTGGACCATTGCACTGCTAAAAAAGCTGAAAtagggtaaaaaaaaaaaaggccccTACTCTCATTTTCACCGTGTGTACAGCACCTTCCGTCAGTTTTCGAAGGAGGGGGTCTTTCTTGCAGGGTTTCAAAATTCATAGGGTCGTTTATGGCTATTTATTTAACACAGGTGAGTCTTGTGCAATTTTTAGCATAACACAGAgggtattatgcaattttctcatACTCTTATCACCAGTTAACTTAATGTCTTGAATTGACTTATTAAAatcatcaagattttcttcAATGTTTTTAGATAGATTAAGTTTGTATCTAAAAAACATTTGAAGTAAAATGTAAAGTTCTTCAAGTTTTTTCCAAAGTTCTTTACcagaattttgttttccaactttcataattacagaatcaaataaattaaaaataatagaggaGTAggcatattcatcattttcaagctttttatcatcataaaCATTATCAGCgtatttttcatcaataacttttaaaaaaaattgttatattaaaattcatttcacttttttgttgccatattgaaaaattagtcTTACCATCAAAATGTTGGAAATTATGCtcatattaacagaaaaaataatcatagaGCACAGGGTAATAAGcagaaaaaattgatagaatatcatattatagattgcaaaataataacagaaaaatcaacaatttaataACAGAGAAATGAGGGAACCTCACTACCCCTCAAACCAGATACCCATCGGCTTCAGGGAGCCCGACCAAGCGAGGAAAATAGCAAGGATTGATCTTGGTTAGAGAATAATAAGAAGTATTAAcagattaaaaaatagatatcaCAGTTAATATAGACTTATGAATTAGTAACAATTTTACCATTTGAGTGCAATGGAGCCAGAAACTTAACTtaagctctgataccactgttgggTATATGATGAACACCAGGctccaacaaaatattacaaactctcgaattaaattatagatatcaCTGGGTTTACAGATCTATGAATTACGAGAATAAAGAATCAGAATAATATAGATCTAAACCTAAAATTAGATATCTGAAACAATATCACAATATAGACGAGGAACAAAGTTAGTGTTTaaaacgagagagagagagagagagagagaacaacTTGGGTTTGGGTTATGAGAGAAAGTGAGAAAGAGTTAGTATTTAAAGCAGTCGGACCGGGTCAAACCTACTGGGGTATACTGAGTGGGTCACCTAAAGTGGAGTTGGCCTAGTAGTTTAAACCATCCAGTGAGATGGGCCTAGACCATTTCGGTTTGGGCCACacttttatttacaattttcacCTTGGACCAAATCCAAGATGACGGATTTAAAATGGGCTTTCATCTGAACCTGAATATTTCGGAGTCCTGAGAGATACCTGCAAAAACGACAAGAGATAAGACAAAATATGCGGAGAATAATAGTTTATAACAAATTGAGTATGtcaagataattttttaatttttcaatgagGAGTCACTTAGTGCCCATATCAGCTAGGTTATCTTCagaattgattttttcaagattgataatttcttttatgacAAATGTCtctaatgaaatgaaaagattgGATTTTTACACAATTGGATCCCTGATAATTGGCAATCAGTGAAAACTGTAAgtgtttttatttagaaaactGATTTCTTATAATAATCCTTCAAGCAAAATagcttttttaaaagattCAATTGTAGCAATATATTTAGCTTCAGTATTAGAAAGTGGAAAAATGTGTTGAAGTTGTGATTTCCAGGTAATGCATGCTCCACACAAAGTAAACACATAATAGGTAGTTGATTTTCTTACTGTCCctatcatttgcataattGGAATCCACATGGCACCGTCAAAGTATTTTGAGAATTAATACCAGAACTAATAGAGCCATTCAAATATCTCAAAAGTCATTTAAGAGCTTCTTAATGAGGAAGACCTGGATTTGATATATATCTACTCAAGCAATTAACAGCATATGCCATATCAGGTTTAGTACTAACTAGAAGATACATGACAGAACCAATTGCATTTGAATAAggaatatttttcatgtgttCTTTCTCATAATCTgttttttggaatttgatCTTTATATAGTTGAAAACGAGCAGCCAAAGGAATAGAGAAGGTTTTGAGTTTGAcatagaaaaattttcaagcacggattttacataaaaaaatttgtttaggAAAATCGTAGAATATTTTCTATCCCTTTCCATAGTCATTCccaaaatttttcttgaattacctagatttttcatttcaaagtttttgcataaattcttttttgaaaacATTTAATCATGCTTATGCTAGGACTGACATTCATCATGTCATCCACATAAAGTACAAGAAATAGAGGGACGTGATTATCGGATTTAAAGTACAGACAAGGATCATAGGCgctattttggaatttttgaaGAATGAATTACTTCTTATTCCATTGTCTAGGAAACTGTTTTAATCCATAAAGTGATTTTTTCAGTAAGCACACATaatctgaattttttgttattaacaACACCAAAAGGTTGACTCATGTATATTTGTTCATCCAAATTTTGATGCAAGAAAGCAGTTTTTAACACCCATTTGTTTGAGGCCAAGATGTGACGTATATCTACTGTACCAAATTTGGAGGAAGATGATTGAAATACATACTTTCTTCTGTTTTGGTATAGAAACCGAAAACAAGATCACAAACGTGAGAATAGACGTTCTGATCAGAATCAAACTCATATGCTCTAAAAAGAGGGAAAACACAGAATTCTTTAGGTATTTCTCACTTATTCTACGACATGTGGACTTTGTTACACGAACTCACTCCTTGTAACTCTCagtatttcatatatttttggagatgaGAAGTTCATGTATATGTGTGGTTTCAAAGGGGAGGACGTTGCCAGTGTGGTACAGTGACGAAAAGAAGGTGGAAAGAATAGAGAAAATTAAGAGGAAATAGACGAAAATTATgcgaaattaaaatttcatctcAACCAGCAACGTGGGATTGCATTTTCTTGGAGAAACCTTCCTTTTACATCTTTCTGACTATGACTTCAAAATTCTAAGGCGCCTAACTTTTAATACCAGAAAAGCTAAAATACTAacagaaaattctaatttacaGTAGGCAAGACTCCTCATTTGTCCTCGAGAGCCTCGTATTCAGAATCACTTGAACTCATCAGGTGGATACTGGTGCGTACAATTAGGAAAAGCTCTTGTGTTGAGAACTTGAGATCGTCTTCGATAGTGTTAGGTGTTGTACGGAAAGCCATTCCCTTCAAGTATGTCGACTTCCAATTGCAATCTTTCGATCTAATGTCAGCCTgtaaaaatcaaaaagaaaagaatgagaaaaaCATGCAATCTCTCTACATACTCGTCCATGAAGGCTGAGGTGTTTAGAGTCTTTATTTGGTTTGCAATATGTGCTTACTTGAATAACCTCATGTTCCTAAGAGTTGTGTGGACGTTCAAAAGATTATTGTAAGAAACTTAAATACTAAACTAAACACACGTTGGCCGGCTCAAAGGATGCACCTTGACAACATTTAAAACCAAATGATAACCTATGTAACTACACATTTCTCTCTCACTTTTCTTACTGAATAATAAGTCCAAGTTCCTATTTGTTTCCtctatgtcaatttttttctcatatctGAAAATCAAGTAAAGTTTAACGCCATTGCATNNNNNNNNNNNNNNNNNNNNNNNNNNNNNNNNNNNNNNNNNNNNNNNNNNNNNNNNNNNNNNNNNNNNNNNNNNNNNNNNNNNNNNNNNNNNNNNNNNNNNNNNNNNNNNNNNNNNNNNNNNNNNNNNNNNNNNNNNNNNNNNNNNNNNNNNNNNNNNNNNNNNNNNNNNNNNNNNNNNNNNNNNNNNNNNNNNNNNNNNNNNNNNNNNNNNNNNNNNNNNNNNNNNNNNNNNNNNNNNNNNNNNNNNNNNNNNNNNNNNNNNNNNNNNNNNNNNNATATTTATTCATGTTATTGACAGATGAAGTTTGCAAGTGCCCCACAACAAAGTTTGCTAGAAAATCATTATTGTACAAACCACAACTTATTTTACTTGTAAACATCAATAATAAAACatcatatacaaaaatattgaacggTTGTCTACAtgccaatttaattcatttatttttcaaataggTGTATATTTATACTGGCAAATGTTAATAGAGTTAATAATGTCTCTTGTTAATTAGCGTcttcaaaaacttataaaacatTTAATACAAATGTGACATTTCGTCCATTCAATCAAACGAATGATTTTGAAGtactttttacaattataaaagcTATTCATATTTAGTTtcattacaacaaaaataatatatagtttttcttGGAGGTCTAAATATGCGACCATATCATGCActtaaggaaaaagaattattacatagattttatacttaattatttatatatttatagatacaaatatatagaaattttttaaaaaaaattaaataaattgtgcAATCTAATCTCTTGCtgatttgaaaacaaaagagttGATGGTGGAAGAACATTTTTTCATACTAGCAATTGGACAAAATTCATGCATATGCAAGTAGAAAGCTTGTAGTAAAttcactattttaaaaaacaaaagcatttgATAAGACAAAACAAAAGAGTTGATGGTGGAAGAACATTTTTTCATACTAGCAATTGGACAAAATTCATGCATATGCAAGTAGAAAGCTTGTAGTAAAttcactattttaaaaaacaaaagcatttgATAAGACAAAACAAAAGAGTTGATGGGGGAAGAACATTTTTTCATACTAGTAATTGGACAAAATTTATGCATATGCAAGTAGAAATCTTGTAGTAAAttcactattttaaaaaacaaaagcatttgATAAGACAAAACAAAAGAGTTGATGGTGGAAGAACATTTTTTCATACTAGCAATTGGACAAAATTTATGCATATGCAAGTAGAAATCTTGTAGTAAAttcactattttaaaaaacaaaagcattttccaacaaaattttatgtgataCACCTGCAAAGTCGAAGATGTCAACAACATGAATAAACATGATGCTTGTgcataattatacaaaacgATAAATAAATGACATCAAAAAACTCCCACGCAAGCCCATGAACAAAACCCAACACAACGAATAAACCaagataaatttacaaaaacaaatggaGGTTCGTTCTTCAATTTAACACTCAACTCTACACTTGCATCCTCGTATTCTAATATGCcccaaaaattgcaattcctATCTCTTCCAAATTACAACGATGATAACGTTGAGCTTTTCACAGAAACCAGACAGAGCTTTAGGTTTTGAAGTTTACAAAGTATAAAAGCAATGGTTTTTCACCTTTATCTTGACTTTCAAATATGGCAAAGAAATTGACAGAGAAGAATGAATAGAAAACATGACTTACCTTTCAGTTAGAAATAGACTATAGTTAATTCCTCAAATGCAAATCATATGATTTCTCATGTATGAGACTATTATAGTTACCAAAATTCTATGTTCTTTAAAATCGTTTCAcaattttgcaaattatataatattgacaAAGACGTACTTGGCATGTAGACAACCAtcctatattttgatatagtGTTCCAgtttagtatttaaatttcCTACTCAATCCTTTTGATTCCCACACAATTCTTAAGAATATGAGATTACTTTAGTTCGCACAAAATTGACAAACCAAGTTTAGACTCCAACCCCCAGCCTTCTAATAAACGAGCGTAGATCACCTATACTCACTAACATGCTTCACTTATACAATCGAATGAATGCATGTTACACATAGTACTGAAAAACAATTTCTCATGTAAGTTGATAGCCTTCTGTAATTGCATGCTATACTcgccgaaaaaaaaaaaaaaaaaagaacagatATTGCCTTCATATCATATACTATGCATTAAGACAAAATTGTAAAGAAACTGAGATATGAAAGTCATTGGGTGCCACAGTGTCCGCCTGTGACTGAAATCATTACTCATAGCATTCTCCAGTCGAAAGGCATAAACAACATGGCAAAAGTACTTCACGATCAAGAAACGTGTCAAGATGCACATAAAAAAGTATGCTTTGTTGGCCCGTCAATTCGGCCAGATTTTTAAACTCAAACTGAAAGACAATATACAAATGGCCCTTACagtctaatatatatacacacacatacaaagTTAGGAGATGGGCTGAAACTGATGGTAACAAGGATAATAGTAGGAAATAAAAACTTACTTATGGCTCAGAAAGTGACACATATGTTGATTAAAGTCAAGCTGTCACTACATGAGTTCCCATTACCTTCGAGTAGTTAAGACCATCACCATGGTATAATTGACAAACTCAACATACAATATAGACAATGGTTGTTTGATTTTTGCTTTAAGTAGTTGAAGATAAAACTCACCGAACTTGGGTTTGCAGTTTGCTGTGAGTTTTCGAACTTTAGAAAAGAAACATTAAAAGTAAACATCTTGCAACAAAGAGTCGGAAATTATCGAATTTCAAGAAGTGCAGATTTCTTTCTATGAAAAATCAACATCTAATATTCGATAGACAGACGAGAGCATTTCCGTTATTTTTTTACCACAGTACGTGCCCAGTGAAAACAGAGAACGGAATAATATTACTTAGGTTCAATGTTAGGCGAACAGATTTTCTATCTAAATaccaatcaaacaaattaagcACATTCATAAGGTAATTTCTCCAATACTaccaataaaaattgttcttcaagattaaaagaagaaaaacaaaagaagaaactaCAGAATCATTATTTGTGGCAGTTGTGCAGCTACTAGTTGTTATCAGATTAGGTGATGCAAAGTGATGTTTCTCTTACCTTTAATGTTTTAGATGGCCCATAAGTGGATAATGGTGCTAATCGGCTTCCCAGCAATGTCCCATGAGGAGAAAGTTTCTGCATCCTGCGAACATTATCAGGCGCTCTAATGCAGCAAATCCGAAGAGAAACATGATTGTCCATCGTTCTCCAAAACAAGGGAATCCTCAACTAATTCAAACTCAAACAGTCTGTTGAGCCATTCTGTAAAAATTAGCCTTGGACATAGAAAGAAATTGTTGTACCATTTACAATCGCAAAGATAAACATGGAACCATTAAAGACCAGCagttatattttgttaaaacttCTATTCTTTCCCATCCCAATCGTGGGAAGATCAACCAAACACCAAGATTACAAAACAATACACGGCCTCGCCACcagtttaaaaaaagaacacaatcaccaaatattcatataagaGCTAGAAGCATTAGGTCATCAATAAGAGAGAAGGCTAGCAAACATGTCAATGTAATCAAGTACATAGAAAACAAGACCTCGATGACCATGAAAATCACAGGTGGAGGACTGAAATTCTTCAACCATAAAATCACTTCGAGAGCTATAtataatctaacaaatttgCCTAGAGCCAACTTCATCCACAATCAATGGCAGTCGGCCCATAGAACATGGTTTTAGTGCTAGCCTAACCATTGATTAGCATTAAGAATAAGTGAACTTGGCAAAACGTCACATACATGACTGCAAGAACAAGTGCAAAATATTGATTAGCATTAAGAAAAAGTGAACTTGGCGAAACGTCACATACATGACTGCAAGAACAAGTGCAAAATGTACAATTCAATTGTAAATTGGCTTTCAGATTTCACACATTATGAATCAGATACATGTAGTGGGTGATTTAGCATGTCAATAAATCATTATGTTGTTAACAAATGAAGTCTGCAAAAATTTGAACAGCGAATGCCTTCTGTTGAGCTAAACAAACTTTATCTTCCTTAAGGAGTAAAACAACCTAAAAGGCAGTCCTACGCCAAAAAAAATGTTGCTTCTTATGTGACAAATTTAactttagataaataaaaataaacaataaagaaaCCAATTCAAAACCGACCAAGACTGGGCTGTAATGATAAGGTAAAATAACCTTTATACGTGCTGACATCAATCTAGACtgaaataaaccaaaaaaacaaaaaggaaatgCCAGAAAACACCATAACATACCTATACATGAGCCtttcaataaaatcttttctttcattcttaGAAGAGAGTGTCGAGTCTCCTCCCCAAGCGCAGACCAGAAGTCCACCAAAGTCTCCACAGACAATCTGGCAGTATGAAGAGCACATGTTTCTCTTGTTCCATGACCTCTACCATATCCTGCAATTCCTTGGTTTATCCATCCTCGTCCACCTCCCCCACATGCATCTAGATAAAGCAATTCACGTTCCCTTTCCCTTGCACAAGCACTGTCAAACACCTGATTCACAAGAAGCATGTAAACTAAATgtgctcatgaagaaattATAAGCACAGAGAATCAGTAGCACAAAAAAGAGATTTACAGTTTGAAACCCCTTTAAAGACTTTGAGTAAAGATAGCAATCCAAGAGCGTGAGTGTCCCATCCCTGACCGCAGTCAATCCACCCCATGGATGGACAGATGGATCTTGAGCATCATCTTGGCGTTCATTTGCCATACACAGGTCTCCATCACTTTGATTGTCTGTTGCTCTCGCACTGTAGCGGCCACCGGCTGCATCCTGCTGTAGAGACTTCCCATACATGACAATCTGAAAAAAACCTTCAAGCAACAAACCATTGCACCTAGAAAAATACATGTTCTTCCGAGCGTGCTCAAAGAGTGTTTGCTTATCTATCCTAAGAAGATTCCTTCGAGCTTGTGGTGTCAGCTCACACCAAAACTGCAGGAAAATCAGAAACACCTTCCATAACTAATCAAGTTTAACTTAACTTGCAAACTAAGAAAGAGGCTTGCCATTGATCAATACTTAACAAATCCTATTTGATTTCTGGTTCAATagctaataaaaataatgtcgTATTCTGAACATACTAGAGGAAGCAGGTCAAGGATATGAGAATGTAATAAGTGATAAATGTTAATATAACGCAGAGCTGCCTACTACTGAAAACTTAGCATGTACTTGTGTAAGTGGTGCCTGTGTATTAGCGGGAGAGCTATTCAATGATCAGGCAGACTACCAGAATAGCAAAGTTCCAGATATGCACACTGCTGCAGAGAACATGCTAATTTAATCCGCTCGTGTAAATTAATAGACTCTAGCTACAAAATTTGTCTACCTTCCAAATTCCACAGCACCAGATTAATAGAATCACACAGGGTTTGGACGGGCATTCCTTCTAGAACTGATTTCCCACGAGATCAACAAAacacataacaaaataaaactacTTCTATTTAAATTCCGCATGATGAACTAAATTGGATTTGTCCAAATGTTATAGGAATGACTTCCAATGCAGTTACAATCTTAAGATTTCAACTCTATAACATTTTTTACGCGCAAGATCCAAATTAAACTCTTAACAATCCAATTGAAAATACCACGAACaaccattatttttcttgtacgaacaattttaatcaaaGTAAAGAATACATTTACACGCTTATACCTTCTGCAGCTGATTGTAGCTCACATCATTGCGATGCTTCGACCAGCACCCATTACTAGAAACGGATGAACCATTGAAGGAATGGAACGGCAGCGTGCCATTCCCCACCAATGGATTCTGGTAACCAGTATTAGTATCATTGTTATCAGCTCTAGAATTAGCATGTCAATAAATCATTATGTTGTTAACAAtgatgattgaaaaatataaactaaggTAATTAGTCACCTGGGGATACAATGAAAGTgccatcttcttcatttttcccaGAAGTTCTAGAGGCACTGGAGCCTGACAATAGAAAATACTAGAAtatttccttcatttttgtaatagaaCCACGAGGCGCCAgcaatatcatatttaattcactgcaaccaaaaagagaaaaaagaaccaTATCTAATTCACAACAATTTGTCGACCGCAAAGTTTTCTTTAAccaaagatgaaaataatagaaaaacacaTCCATGAAAACAGGGAAATGAAAAGCAGAAACGACAGTGAACATCCTTTCAAAGGAAATTAAGAGATAATGGCGTAAAGTCTTGTAAACAACACCAATTCGTTTGTGGATATTTCCAAGATTTAACGTCTCCACAAGAAAACATGgggaaaaaaaactaaacaaaaaaagggaACCGGTTATTTCATCAGACCAAGAAACCATGCGGCACAATGTACTCGCAATTGCAAACCCTACATAACAGAActaaaaacaagaaagtgGGTTCATATTCGAGACCTCCATGAAAAGCAAGACGCGAATATTATAAGGAATTAAAAGCCAAAGAGTGGAATCTCCACGCaaaacttcaagaaaaaattcaaaacaacaCGCAGCGGTTAACGgaacattttcaagaaacacCAAAAACACCAGCCACGTATATACCTGAATCTTGATCTTTCGATTTCCAGTTGAATTCGTCCTCTGGGACTCATTGAATTCTTGCATTCAACAATTCttggtaaaagaaaaagtgtcaagaagaagaagaagaggaaagaaGTTTTTAACTCCATGATTCAAGAAATCGATTTCCCCAGTATCTCACCAAATGATACATAGagagaagaaggaagaaggaAGAAGCAGTTTCACGACTACACTCTCAACGGCTAGAAGACTAAAAGTTGCTATTTCACTAACTAAGGCGTACAAATTCTAATaacaactttaattattttaattattattttattatatatatataatgtgatcaaaaaatttaatcaataattacgatattttaaaatttgggtATGCGAttcatactaaatttaaatatatataagactatgtacattagatcatatcggacgatttgatttaaaatcacatggcctgattctaCGAGACACcgacttgaatgattactcttatgttccaaatacaatatattgaCATCCGTATATTCAATatgtctaaaactttaccaagtgtatttttctataagtttgatcatatctaacggtttgatctaaattttgatggtccgattaacccatgtggttcaacaatgtaagatgatagttagaTCAATGTAATGCTAACATTTATAAACATATGAATTTACTGCAAATTGTggacatatattaatctcaactataaaataatttaaattcatttatgtCGTGAAGTTTCTTGCCATTGATACGCCACCATATGGACGCATCACGGCCTGAGACTGCCACTGTTCGACTCCTCTCATCGAGACGATTCCAACGAGGACAAgcttttccattttcatcaccGTCGGCGATGGAGAAGATGACAGAAAGAAgagagataaataaaaattaagtaaatataaaatatttaatttaaatatatattaatacttCTATCGGTTTTgtctaatttattaagtactttaatgttttaaattttaaatgaaatttatttgatttatattctTCTAAATCATTAACCgttcaaaattattcaaaaaagtTATCCTCATAAAAAGcctatttttctacaaaatttgGATTAAACAATGCAAATGCCACATCACATTTCCAAATTCCACCGGTTGAAAGTGCTAATCTAAACACGCAAATCGTGAACGCCCATATTATCCTTCATGGGACCACCCACTCGAAATTGG
This genomic window from Sesamum indicum cultivar Zhongzhi No. 13 linkage group LG12, S_indicum_v1.0, whole genome shotgun sequence contains:
- the LOC105175558 gene encoding uncharacterized protein LOC105175558 isoform X2, with the protein product MKKMALSLYPQNPLVGNGTLPFHSFNGSSVSSNGCWSKHRNDVSYNQLQKFWCELTPQARRNLLRIDKQTLFEHARKNMYFSRCNGLLLEGFFQIVMYGKSLQQDAAGGRYSARATDNQSDGDLCMANERQDDAQDPSVHPWGGLTAVRDGTLTLLDCYLYSKSLKGFQTVFDSACARERERELLYLDACGGGGRGWINQGIAGYGRGHGTRETCALHTARLSVETLVDFWSALGEETRHSLLRMKEKILLKGSCIGMLWCFLAFPFCFFGLFQSRLMSARIKVILPYHYSPVLVGFELVSLLFIFIYLKLNLSHKKQHFFWRRTAF
- the LOC105175558 gene encoding uncharacterized protein LOC105175558 isoform X4 codes for the protein MQEFNESQRTNSTGNRKIKIQAPVPLELLGKMKKMALSLYPQFWCELTPQARRNLLRIDKQTLFEHARKNMYFSRCNGLLLEGFFQIVMYGKSLQQDAAGGRYSARATDNQSDGDLCMANERQDDAQDPSVHPWGGLTAVRDGTLTLLDCYLYSKSLKGFQTVFDSACARERERELLYLDACGGGGRGWINQGIAGYGRGHGTRETCALHTARLSVETLVDFWSALGEETRHSLLRMKEKILLKGSCIGMLWCFLAFPFCFFGLFQSRLMSARIKVILPYHYSPVLVGFELVSLLFIFIYLKLNLSHKKQHFFWRRTAF
- the LOC105175558 gene encoding uncharacterized protein LOC105175558 isoform X7, with amino-acid sequence MQEFNESQRTNSTGNRKIKIQFWCELTPQARRNLLRIDKQTLFEHARKNMYFSRCNGLLLEGFFQIVMYGKSLQQDAAGGRYSARATDNQSDGDLCMANERQDDAQDPSVHPWGGLTAVRDGTLTLLDCYLYSKSLKGFQTVFDSACARERERELLYLDACGGGGRGWINQGIAGYGRGHGTRETCALHTARLSVETLVDFWSALGEETRHSLLRMKEKILLKGSCIGMLWCFLAFPFCFFGLFQSRLMSARIKVILPYHYSPVLVGFELVSLLFIFIYLKLNLSHKKQHFFWRRTAF
- the LOC105175558 gene encoding uncharacterized protein LOC105175558 isoform X9, with the protein product MKKMALSLYPQFWCELTPQARRNLLRIDKQTLFEHARKNMYFSRCNGLLLEGFFQIVMYGKSLQQDAAGGRYSARATDNQSDGDLCMANERQDDAQDPSVHPWGGLTAVRDGTLTLLDCYLYSKSLKGFQTVFDSACARERERELLYLDACGGGGRGWINQGIAGYGRGHGTRETCALHTARLSVETLVDFWSALGEETRHSLLRMKEKILLKGSCIGMLWCFLAFPFCFFGLFQSRLMSARIKVILPYHYSPVLVGFELVSLLFIFIYLKLNLSHKKQHFFWRRTAF